The following are encoded together in the Pseudomonas xantholysinigenes genome:
- a CDS encoding gamma-glutamyl-gamma-aminobutyrate hydrolase family protein has product MSAFAVPLIGVSACRQQVGKNSSHTVGDKYVEAAGLAGLPLILPARDGGSDPQALLARLDGILFTGSPSNVEPHHYNGAPSAEGTRHDLARDRLTLPLLQAAIAAGVPVFCICRGFQELNVALGGSLHQRVQELPGYLDHREPEDAPLEVQYGPRHPVSIAPGGLFERLGLAAQFEVNSLHSQGIDRLAPGLRAEARAPDGLVEAVSMPDAPGFVVGVQWHPEWRFAENPVSLRLFEAFREACIAHAAREVARRETP; this is encoded by the coding sequence ATGAGCGCATTTGCGGTCCCCTTGATCGGTGTCAGCGCCTGCCGCCAGCAGGTGGGGAAGAACTCGTCGCACACGGTGGGCGACAAGTATGTCGAGGCCGCGGGCCTTGCCGGGCTGCCGCTGATCTTGCCGGCGCGTGATGGCGGCAGCGATCCGCAGGCGCTGCTGGCACGCCTGGATGGCATTCTTTTTACCGGTTCGCCTTCAAATGTCGAGCCGCATCATTACAATGGCGCGCCCAGCGCGGAAGGCACCCGCCATGACCTGGCGCGTGATCGGTTGACCCTGCCGCTGCTGCAGGCGGCGATCGCCGCCGGCGTGCCGGTGTTCTGTATCTGCCGTGGCTTCCAGGAACTGAACGTGGCCCTGGGCGGCAGCCTGCACCAGCGGGTGCAGGAACTGCCCGGCTACCTGGACCACCGCGAACCCGAGGACGCACCCCTGGAGGTGCAGTACGGCCCTCGTCACCCGGTCAGCATTGCACCTGGCGGGTTGTTCGAGCGCCTGGGCCTGGCGGCGCAGTTCGAGGTCAACTCGCTGCACAGCCAGGGCATCGACCGCCTGGCCCCGGGGCTGCGCGCCGAGGCACGGGCCCCGGATGGCCTGGTTGAAGCGGTGTCGATGCCTGATGCGCCGGGCTTTGTAGTCGGCGTGCAATGGCACCCTGAATGGCGCTTCGCCGAAAACCCGGTTTCGCTGCGCCTGTTCGAGGCGTTCCGCGAGGCCTGCATTGCCCATGCTGCACGGGAGGTTGCGCGTCGGGAAACACCCTGA
- a CDS encoding glutamine synthetase family protein — MTSVSPCASSSREMNEFLDAHPDTQYVDLLISDMNGVVRGKRIERASLHKVYEKGINLPASLFALDINGATVESTGLGLDIGDADRICLPIPGTLCDEPWQKRPTAQLLMTMHELDGAPFFADPREVLRQVVSKFDDLGLDICAAFELEFYLIDQDNLNGRPQPPRSPISGKRPQSTQVYLIDDLDEYADCLQDMLEAAKEQGLPADAIVKESAPAQFEVNLHHVADPLKACDYAILLKRLIKNVAYDHEMDSTFMAKPYPGQAGNGLHVHISLLDKKTGKNIFANDDPLQSDTLRHAIGGVLETMPASMAFLCPNINSYRRFGAQFYVPNAPSWGLDNRTVALRVPTDSSDNLRIEHRVAGADANPYLMLAAILAGIHHGLTNKVEPDAPIEGNSYEQLEQSLPNNLRDALRALDDSEVLNQYISPDYIDIFVACKESELAEFEVSISDLEYNWYLHTV, encoded by the coding sequence ATGACGTCGGTCTCCCCGTGCGCCAGTTCTTCCCGCGAGATGAATGAATTCCTGGATGCCCATCCGGATACCCAGTACGTCGACCTGCTGATCTCCGACATGAACGGCGTGGTGCGCGGCAAGCGCATTGAGCGCGCCAGCCTGCATAAGGTGTACGAGAAGGGCATCAATCTGCCGGCCTCGTTGTTCGCCCTGGACATCAATGGCGCAACCGTCGAGAGCACCGGGCTGGGCCTGGACATCGGCGACGCCGACCGCATCTGCTTGCCGATTCCTGGCACCTTGTGTGACGAACCCTGGCAGAAACGCCCCACGGCGCAGCTGCTGATGACCATGCATGAGCTCGATGGCGCGCCATTCTTTGCCGATCCGCGGGAAGTGTTGCGCCAGGTGGTGAGCAAGTTCGACGACCTGGGCCTGGATATCTGCGCCGCGTTCGAGCTGGAGTTCTACCTGATCGACCAGGACAACCTCAACGGTCGCCCGCAGCCGCCGCGCTCGCCGATCTCGGGCAAGCGCCCGCAGTCGACCCAGGTGTACCTGATCGACGACCTCGACGAGTATGCCGACTGCCTGCAGGACATGCTCGAAGCCGCCAAGGAGCAGGGCCTGCCTGCCGACGCCATCGTCAAGGAAAGCGCCCCGGCGCAGTTCGAGGTCAACCTGCACCATGTCGCCGACCCGCTGAAGGCCTGCGACTACGCGATCCTGCTCAAGCGTCTGATCAAGAACGTCGCCTACGACCATGAGATGGACTCCACCTTCATGGCCAAGCCTTACCCGGGCCAGGCGGGTAACGGCCTGCACGTGCACATCTCGCTGCTGGACAAGAAGACCGGCAAGAACATCTTCGCCAACGACGACCCGCTGCAGAGCGACACCCTGCGCCACGCCATTGGTGGCGTGCTGGAAACCATGCCGGCGTCGATGGCGTTCCTCTGCCCGAACATCAACTCCTACCGCCGTTTCGGCGCCCAGTTTTACGTGCCCAACGCACCGAGCTGGGGGCTGGACAACCGCACCGTGGCTTTGCGCGTGCCGACCGACAGCAGCGACAACCTGCGCATCGAGCACCGCGTGGCCGGTGCCGACGCCAACCCGTACCTGATGCTGGCGGCGATCCTCGCGGGTATCCACCACGGGCTGACGAACAAGGTCGAGCCAGACGCGCCGATCGAAGGCAACTCGTACGAACAGTTGGAACAGAGCCTGCCGAACAACCTGCGCGACGCCTTGCGCGCGCTGGACGACAGTGAAGTCCTCAACCAATACATCAGCCCGGACTACATCGACATTTTCGTGGCCTGCAAGGAGAGCGAGCTGGCCGAGTTCGAAGTGTCGATCTCCGACCTCGAGTACAACTGGTATCTGCACACGGTGTAA
- a CDS encoding LysR family transcriptional regulator: protein MQYQINHADLALVLALERGRSLAKAAELLKVDVSTVFRSIRRLESALGAALFVKSRKGYLPTDTAQALAEQAERAEQALDAARIALTSGEQVVSGTVRLTCTEAVLHSLLLPALAEFMPNYPALSLEMGTSNTFANLSRRDADIALRLTNTPPEHLVGRCLGSTSYVVCGLPTLRERLQESAASVPWIAPDDAMQDHATVVWRNQHHPGLIPRYQCSGMSTIAQLVTTGLGVAALPDYMVHDLPGVEALSGPLPGCDTQLWLLTRPDCRALRSVQTLFEELTPRLRDAMLR, encoded by the coding sequence ATGCAATATCAGATCAACCATGCGGACCTCGCCCTGGTCCTGGCGCTGGAACGTGGCCGCTCCCTGGCCAAGGCCGCCGAACTGCTCAAGGTCGACGTTTCCACGGTGTTCCGTTCGATTCGCCGACTGGAGTCGGCGCTGGGCGCGGCGCTGTTCGTCAAGAGCCGCAAGGGCTACCTGCCGACCGATACCGCCCAGGCCCTGGCCGAGCAGGCCGAGCGCGCCGAACAGGCGCTGGACGCGGCACGCATCGCCCTGACCAGCGGCGAGCAAGTGGTCAGCGGCACGGTACGCCTGACCTGTACCGAAGCCGTGCTACACAGCCTGCTGCTGCCGGCGCTGGCCGAATTCATGCCCAACTACCCGGCGCTGTCGCTGGAAATGGGTACCTCCAACACCTTTGCCAACCTCAGCCGCCGCGATGCCGACATCGCCCTGCGCCTGACCAACACGCCGCCGGAACACCTGGTGGGCCGTTGCCTGGGCTCGACCTCCTACGTGGTCTGCGGCCTGCCGACGCTGCGCGAGCGCCTGCAGGAGTCCGCTGCCAGCGTGCCGTGGATCGCCCCCGACGACGCCATGCAGGACCACGCCACGGTGGTCTGGCGTAACCAGCACCACCCGGGACTGATTCCGCGCTATCAGTGCAGCGGCATGTCGACCATCGCCCAACTGGTGACCACCGGCCTGGGCGTGGCGGCGCTGCCCGACTACATGGTTCACGACTTGCCCGGCGTCGAGGCGCTGAGCGGCCCGCTGCCCGGCTGTGATACCCAGCTGTGGCTGCTGACCCGACCCGATTGCCGCGCCCTGCGCTCGGTGCAGACGCTGTTCGAGGAGCTGACCCCGCGCCTGCGCGACGCAATGTTGCGTTAA
- the rpoZ gene encoding DNA-directed RNA polymerase subunit omega has product MARVTVEDCLEHVDNRFELVMLSTKRARQLATGGKEPRVAWENDKPTVVALREIAEGIVTPEFIAAEEIVTEDPVFAAFEDENNEAV; this is encoded by the coding sequence ATGGCCCGCGTAACTGTTGAAGACTGCCTGGAACACGTGGATAACCGCTTCGAGCTGGTCATGCTCTCGACCAAGCGCGCTCGCCAGCTGGCGACCGGCGGCAAAGAGCCGCGCGTTGCATGGGAAAACGACAAGCCGACCGTCGTCGCCCTGCGTGAAATCGCCGAAGGCATCGTCACCCCTGAATTCATCGCCGCCGAAGAGATCGTCACCGAAGATCCGGTGTTCGCCGCATTCGAGGACGAGAACAACGAGGCGGTCTGA
- the spoT gene encoding bifunctional GTP diphosphokinase/guanosine-3',5'-bis pyrophosphate 3'-pyrophosphohydrolase, whose protein sequence is MPGIEALAERLSTYLGPEQVNLVRRAYFYAEQAHDGQRRRSGEPYVTHPLAVASILADMHMDHQSLMAAMLHDVIEDTGIAKEALSQQFGETVAELVDGVSKLTQMNFETKAEAQAENFQKMAMAMARDIRVILVKLADRLHNMRTLEVLSGEKRRRIAKETLEIYAPIANRLGMHTVRVEFEDLGFKAMHPMRSTLIHRAVKAARGNRKEIVAKIETSLANCLAADGIEGEVSGRQKHLYGIYKKMRGKRRAFTEIMDVYAFRIIVDKVDTCYRVLGAVHNLYKPLPGRFKDYIAIPKANGYQSLHTTLFGMHGVPIEIQIRTREMEEMANNGIAAHWLYKSNEQEQPKGSHARARQWVKGILELQQRAGNSLEFIESVKIDLFPDEVYVFTPKGRIMELPKGSTAVDFAYAVHTDVGNSCIACRINRRLAPLSEPLQSGSTVEIVSAPGARPNPAWLNFVVTGKARTHIRHALKQQRRSESISLGERLLNKVLTGFDSSLEQIPQERIQAILAEYRLELVEDLLEDIGLGNRMAYVVARRLLSAEGEQLPAPEGPLAIRGTEGLVLSYAKCCTPIPGDAIVGHLSAGKGMVVHLEDCRNISEIRHNPEKCLQLSWAKDISGEFNVELRVELEHQRGLIALLASSVNAADGNIEKISMDERDGRISVVQLVVSVRDRVHLARVIKKLRTLTGVVRITRTRA, encoded by the coding sequence ATGCCGGGTATAGAAGCCCTCGCCGAACGGCTGTCGACCTATCTAGGCCCCGAACAGGTCAACCTGGTCCGGCGCGCCTATTTCTACGCCGAACAGGCCCACGACGGGCAACGCCGCCGCAGCGGCGAGCCCTACGTGACCCACCCGCTGGCCGTGGCCAGCATCCTCGCCGACATGCACATGGACCATCAAAGCCTGATGGCGGCCATGCTGCACGACGTGATCGAAGACACCGGCATCGCCAAGGAAGCCTTGAGCCAGCAATTCGGCGAGACCGTCGCCGAGCTGGTCGACGGGGTCAGCAAGCTGACCCAGATGAACTTCGAGACCAAGGCCGAGGCACAAGCCGAAAACTTCCAGAAAATGGCCATGGCCATGGCCCGCGATATCCGCGTGATCCTGGTCAAGCTGGCCGACCGCCTGCACAACATGCGCACCCTGGAAGTGCTGTCCGGCGAAAAACGCCGACGCATCGCCAAGGAAACCCTCGAGATCTACGCCCCCATCGCCAACCGCCTGGGCATGCACACCGTGCGCGTGGAGTTCGAGGACCTCGGCTTCAAGGCCATGCACCCGATGCGCTCGACGTTGATCCACCGCGCGGTCAAGGCCGCCCGTGGCAACCGCAAAGAGATCGTCGCCAAGATCGAGACCTCGCTGGCCAACTGCCTGGCCGCCGATGGCATCGAGGGCGAGGTCAGCGGCCGGCAGAAACACCTCTATGGCATCTACAAGAAGATGCGCGGCAAACGCCGCGCCTTCACCGAGATCATGGACGTGTACGCCTTCCGCATCATCGTCGACAAGGTCGACACCTGCTACCGCGTGCTCGGCGCCGTGCACAACCTGTACAAGCCGCTGCCGGGGCGCTTCAAGGACTACATCGCGATCCCCAAGGCCAACGGCTACCAGTCGTTGCACACCACGCTGTTCGGCATGCACGGCGTGCCTATCGAAATCCAGATCCGCACCCGCGAGATGGAAGAGATGGCCAACAACGGCATCGCCGCGCATTGGCTGTACAAGTCCAACGAGCAGGAGCAGCCCAAGGGCAGCCACGCCCGCGCCCGCCAGTGGGTCAAGGGCATCCTCGAGCTGCAGCAACGCGCCGGCAACTCGCTGGAATTCATCGAAAGCGTGAAGATCGACCTGTTCCCTGATGAGGTCTACGTCTTCACGCCCAAAGGGCGGATCATGGAACTGCCCAAAGGCTCCACCGCCGTCGACTTCGCCTACGCGGTGCACACCGACGTCGGCAACAGTTGCATCGCCTGTCGCATCAACCGCCGCCTGGCGCCGCTGTCCGAGCCGCTGCAGAGCGGCTCCACGGTCGAGATCGTCAGCGCCCCAGGGGCCCGCCCCAACCCGGCCTGGCTCAACTTCGTGGTTACCGGCAAGGCGCGCACGCACATCCGCCATGCCCTCAAGCAGCAGCGCCGCTCCGAGTCCATCAGCCTCGGCGAGCGCCTGCTCAACAAGGTGCTGACCGGCTTCGACAGCAGCCTGGAGCAGATTCCCCAGGAACGCATCCAGGCGATCCTCGCCGAGTACCGCCTGGAACTGGTCGAAGACCTGCTCGAGGACATCGGCCTGGGCAATCGCATGGCCTACGTGGTCGCCCGCCGCCTGCTCTCCGCCGAAGGCGAGCAACTGCCGGCACCGGAAGGCCCACTGGCGATCCGCGGCACCGAGGGCCTGGTGCTCAGCTACGCCAAGTGCTGCACGCCAATCCCGGGCGACGCCATCGTCGGCCACCTGTCGGCAGGCAAGGGCATGGTCGTGCACCTGGAAGACTGCCGCAACATCAGTGAAATTCGCCACAATCCGGAGAAGTGCCTGCAACTCTCCTGGGCCAAGGACATCAGCGGCGAATTCAATGTCGAACTGCGCGTCGAACTGGAGCACCAGCGCGGCCTGATCGCCCTGCTGGCCAGCAGCGTCAACGCCGCCGACGGCAACATCGAGAAAATCAGCATGGACGAACGCGACGGCCGTATCAGCGTGGTCCAACTGGTGGTCAGCGTGCGCGACCGCGTGCACCTGGCCCGCGTGATCAAGAAGCTGCGCACCCTCACCGGCGTGGTCCGCATCACCCGGACGCGTGCGTAG
- a CDS encoding RidA family protein, with product MSKTVINSDKAPAAIGTYSQAIKAGNTVYMSGQIPLDPKTMELVEGFEAQTVQVFENLKSVAEAAGGSFKDIVKLNIFLTDLSHFAKVNEIMGRYFEQPYPARAAIGVAALPKGAQVEMDAILVIE from the coding sequence ATGAGCAAGACCGTCATCAACAGCGACAAGGCCCCTGCCGCCATCGGCACTTACTCGCAGGCGATCAAGGCCGGCAACACCGTCTACATGTCGGGCCAGATTCCACTCGATCCAAAGACCATGGAACTGGTCGAAGGCTTCGAAGCCCAGACCGTTCAGGTGTTCGAGAACCTGAAGTCGGTTGCCGAGGCCGCTGGCGGTTCGTTCAAGGACATCGTCAAGCTGAACATCTTCCTCACCGACCTGAGCCACTTCGCCAAGGTCAACGAAATCATGGGCCGTTACTTCGAGCAGCCTTACCCGGCTCGCGCCGCCATCGGCGTTGCCGCGCTGCCGAAGGGCGCCCAGGTCGAGATGGACGCCATCCTGGTCATCGAGTGA
- a CDS encoding SDR family oxidoreductase produces MSDLSALIVGCGDVGGRLARQLLAQGWQVAGLRRSVDALPAGVRPIAADLSDRRQPQAWPERAPDYLVYCVAASQHDEAGYRAAYVEGLRHVLGWLKANDQYPRRLLFVSSSSVYAQQDGEWIAEAAATEPEGYSGKVMLEAERLALDSGIPATIVRLTGIYGPGREWLLSQVRQGYRVAEEPPLYGNRIHAEDAAGLLAHLLRADAQGVALDDCYIGVDNDPAPLAEVVAWLREYLGVTQWSDEQRVRRTGSKRCSNARARALGWAPTYPSYKEGYAAILEGRN; encoded by the coding sequence ATGTCGGACCTCAGTGCATTGATCGTAGGTTGTGGCGATGTGGGAGGCCGTCTGGCGCGCCAGTTGCTGGCCCAGGGATGGCAGGTCGCGGGGCTGCGTCGGTCGGTGGACGCGTTGCCTGCCGGGGTGCGGCCTATCGCCGCCGACTTGTCCGATCGCCGGCAACCACAGGCTTGGCCTGAGCGCGCACCCGACTATCTGGTCTATTGCGTGGCGGCTAGCCAGCACGACGAAGCGGGGTACCGGGCGGCGTATGTGGAGGGCTTGCGGCATGTGCTGGGTTGGCTGAAGGCCAACGACCAGTACCCACGCCGATTGCTCTTTGTCTCCAGCAGCAGCGTGTATGCGCAGCAGGACGGTGAGTGGATTGCCGAAGCGGCGGCCACCGAGCCCGAGGGCTATTCCGGCAAGGTGATGCTCGAGGCCGAGCGGTTGGCGCTGGACAGTGGCATTCCCGCGACGATCGTGCGTCTGACCGGCATTTATGGCCCGGGGCGTGAGTGGCTGTTGAGCCAGGTGCGCCAGGGCTATCGTGTGGCCGAGGAGCCGCCACTGTACGGGAACCGCATCCATGCCGAGGATGCCGCCGGCTTGCTGGCGCATCTGCTACGGGCCGATGCCCAGGGCGTGGCGTTGGACGACTGCTATATCGGCGTCGATAACGACCCGGCGCCGTTGGCCGAGGTGGTGGCCTGGCTGCGCGAGTACCTGGGGGTTACCCAGTGGTCGGATGAGCAGCGGGTGCGGCGGACCGGTAGCAAGCGTTGCAGCAATGCGCGGGCGCGGGCACTGGGCTGGGCGCCGACATATCCGAGTTATAAAGAGGGGTATGCCGCCATTCTTGAGGGAAGAAACTAA
- the exbB gene encoding tonB-system energizer ExbB: protein MTRNQPSASPTPSRAWGAVAALMLSLVLAPMAMAEEPTAQAVAPVAASAPAAPASEGQAAIGAPADASAPAEGQAPAATDENVPAMVEDTSLGMAHDLSPWGMYKNADVVVKAVMIGLAIASIITWTIWIAKGFELMGAKRRLRGEIAALKRSVSLKEASEVSNKEGTLAHTLVHDALEEMRLSANAREKEGIKERVSFRLERLVAASGRTMSSGTGVLATIGSTAPFVGLFGTVWGIMNSFIGIAKTQTTNLAVVAPGIAEALLATALGLVAAIPAVVIYNVFARSIAGYKAQVSDASAQVLLLVSRDLDHQGSERAAPHMVKVG, encoded by the coding sequence ATGACACGTAATCAACCTTCCGCTTCGCCTACCCCGTCGCGCGCCTGGGGCGCCGTCGCCGCGCTGATGCTCAGCCTGGTCCTGGCGCCGATGGCCATGGCCGAAGAGCCCACCGCCCAGGCCGTCGCCCCGGTTGCCGCAAGCGCCCCGGCTGCACCAGCCAGCGAAGGCCAGGCAGCTATCGGCGCGCCGGCCGATGCCAGCGCTCCGGCCGAAGGCCAGGCGCCAGCCGCCACTGACGAAAACGTGCCGGCCATGGTCGAGGACACTTCGCTGGGCATGGCCCACGACCTGTCGCCCTGGGGCATGTACAAGAACGCCGACGTGGTGGTGAAGGCCGTGATGATCGGCCTGGCCATCGCCTCGATCATCACCTGGACCATCTGGATCGCCAAAGGCTTCGAGCTGATGGGCGCCAAGCGTCGCCTGCGTGGCGAGATCGCCGCGCTGAAACGCTCGGTGAGCCTGAAAGAAGCCAGCGAGGTATCGAACAAGGAAGGCACCCTGGCCCACACCCTGGTGCATGACGCCCTCGAGGAAATGCGCCTGTCGGCCAACGCCCGTGAAAAAGAAGGCATCAAGGAACGCGTCAGCTTCCGCCTCGAGCGCCTGGTGGCCGCCAGCGGCCGCACCATGAGCAGCGGCACCGGCGTGCTGGCCACCATCGGTTCCACCGCGCCGTTCGTCGGTCTGTTCGGCACCGTGTGGGGCATCATGAACAGCTTCATCGGCATCGCCAAGACCCAGACCACCAACCTCGCCGTGGTCGCCCCCGGCATCGCCGAAGCCCTGCTGGCCACCGCCCTGGGCCTGGTCGCTGCAATCCCGGCCGTGGTCATCTACAACGTCTTCGCCCGCTCCATCGCTGGCTACAAGGCGCAGGTGTCCGATGCCTCCGCTCAGGTGCTGCTGCTGGTCAGCCGCGACCTCGACCACCAGGGCAGCGAGCGCGCCGCCCCGCACATGGTGAAAGTGGGGTAA
- the exbD gene encoding TonB system transport protein ExbD: MGLHLNEGGDDLAENHEINVTPFIDVMLVLLIIFMVAAPLATVDIKVDLPASTAKPAPRPEKPVFVSVKADKKLYVGDDQVAQPDQLGTMLDAKTKGDKETTIFFQADKGVDYGDLMEVMNTMRAAGYLKVGLVGLETAAKK, translated from the coding sequence ATGGGCCTGCATCTCAACGAAGGTGGCGACGACCTCGCCGAAAACCACGAAATCAACGTCACGCCGTTCATCGACGTGATGCTGGTGCTGCTGATCATCTTCATGGTCGCCGCCCCCCTGGCCACGGTCGACATCAAGGTCGACCTGCCCGCCTCGACCGCCAAGCCGGCGCCGAGGCCCGAGAAGCCGGTGTTCGTCAGCGTCAAGGCCGACAAGAAGCTCTATGTCGGCGATGACCAGGTGGCCCAGCCCGACCAGCTTGGCACGATGCTCGATGCCAAGACCAAGGGCGATAAGGAAACCACCATTTTCTTCCAGGCTGACAAGGGCGTCGACTACGGCGACCTGATGGAAGTGATGAACACCATGCGCGCCGCCGGCTACTTGAAGGTCGGCCTGGTCGGACTCGAGACGGCAGCCAAGAAATGA